One part of the Sulfolobus tengchongensis genome encodes these proteins:
- a CDS encoding enoyl-CoA hydratase/isomerase family protein, with the protein MGLRELSPKYFKIEVEDGVGIIKLNKPPANAHNLEMLRELDNIIVESRFDNDVKAIIITSAIPRFFSAGFDINEIKDKSPEYIGLSSQFSKEVMLRMMSTKKLIIASINGHCMGGGLELALACDLRFGANDENIKFGMPEVANLALIPGEGGTQFLARLVGRSKAIYLMVTGKTLSPKEAYELGILDRLVEPEKLFQESFEFARQVAKGPSLAVGFAKLAVNEGMDLPLYNAFALEREMQNQALASEDAKEGARAFFEKRKPIFKGK; encoded by the coding sequence ATGGGTTTAAGGGAGTTAAGCCCTAAATATTTTAAGATAGAAGTAGAAGACGGAGTAGGAATTATAAAACTAAACAAACCTCCAGCTAATGCTCATAATCTTGAAATGTTAAGGGAGTTAGACAATATAATTGTAGAATCACGATTTGATAATGATGTAAAAGCTATAATAATAACTAGCGCTATACCTAGATTCTTTTCAGCTGGTTTTGATATTAATGAAATAAAAGATAAATCTCCGGAATATATTGGACTATCAAGTCAATTCAGTAAGGAAGTTATGCTCAGAATGATGTCAACGAAAAAACTGATTATAGCGAGTATAAATGGGCACTGTATGGGTGGTGGGCTAGAATTGGCACTGGCTTGTGATCTGAGATTCGGAGCTAACGATGAAAACATAAAGTTTGGAATGCCAGAAGTAGCTAATTTAGCCTTAATACCGGGAGAGGGAGGAACTCAGTTCTTAGCTAGATTAGTAGGGAGATCTAAAGCTATTTATCTAATGGTTACCGGAAAAACACTTTCACCAAAAGAAGCTTACGAATTAGGTATTTTGGATAGATTAGTTGAGCCGGAAAAGCTATTCCAAGAATCCTTTGAATTCGCCAGACAAGTTGCTAAAGGTCCATCATTAGCTGTAGGTTTCGCAAAGCTAGCTGTTAATGAAGGTATGGATTTACCATTATATAACGCATTCGCTTTAGAAAGAGAAATGCAAAATCAAGCATTAGCTTCAGAAGATGCTAAAGAAGGAGCTAGGGCATTCTTTGAAAAGAGAAAGCCTATATTTAAAGGAAAATAA
- a CDS encoding hemerythrin domain-containing protein: MLSLILTLDHRRLENLIEEFINNPNNLIYEEVRRSFINHIYWEEEFLFKKIQDTTSLAIIRGLETEHGSLWILLDQVKNALNGDIEIAKEKMMEFLRVLLEHDGAEEGSVYQQLETLSDEEQANLILEEIKLANPPPYWKCRALIQY; encoded by the coding sequence ATGCTATCCCTTATTTTAACATTGGATCATAGGAGATTGGAGAATCTGATCGAGGAATTTATCAATAATCCAAACAATTTAATTTATGAGGAGGTAAGACGTTCTTTTATTAATCACATATATTGGGAGGAAGAGTTTCTATTTAAGAAAATTCAAGATACTACTTCTTTAGCTATAATTAGAGGTTTAGAAACCGAACATGGCAGTTTATGGATTTTGTTAGATCAAGTTAAAAACGCGCTAAATGGAGATATTGAAATCGCTAAGGAGAAGATGATGGAATTCCTCAGAGTCCTCTTAGAGCATGACGGTGCCGAAGAAGGAAGCGTATATCAACAATTAGAAACCTTGTCAGATGAGGAACAGGCTAATCTAATATTAGAAGAAATTAAATTGGCGAATCCTCCGCCATATTGGAAATGTAGAGCGTTAATACAATATTAG
- a CDS encoding Phenylacetic acid catabolic protein, whose protein sequence is MRKISSVKEVPQDLRKAIIDIIELRADFELGMVEQYSPWLVNAPTVDGRLFIAKLVSDELNHSWQLLRILEEFNAKDSIERIQNARLGIHKLEVSNLPLFNWEDVISFTFLVDRAGLHQLRVLKNSSFEPLSNLASTMIKEEEAHLFFSQNELKNYQNKSKMQAAINFWFPRAVEMLYGFRSINEIYLNDLNISELVKDDLINDYIKMTNEELKRLGYNEVNPTKSIHYNVVTK, encoded by the coding sequence ATGCGAAAAATTAGTAGTGTAAAGGAAGTTCCACAGGATTTAAGAAAAGCTATTATAGACATAATTGAATTAAGAGCAGATTTCGAATTAGGTATGGTTGAGCAATATTCCCCTTGGTTAGTAAATGCACCTACTGTGGACGGAAGATTATTTATAGCCAAATTAGTTTCCGATGAGCTAAATCATAGTTGGCAACTACTGAGAATTTTAGAAGAATTTAACGCCAAAGATAGTATAGAAAGAATCCAGAATGCAAGATTAGGAATTCATAAATTAGAAGTTTCTAATTTACCTTTATTTAATTGGGAAGATGTGATCTCCTTTACGTTCCTAGTAGATAGAGCTGGGTTACATCAATTAAGGGTGCTTAAGAACAGCTCATTTGAACCACTTTCCAATTTAGCATCTACCATGATTAAAGAGGAAGAAGCACATCTATTTTTCTCTCAAAATGAACTAAAAAACTATCAAAATAAAAGTAAGATGCAAGCTGCAATTAACTTTTGGTTCCCTAGAGCTGTTGAAATGCTATATGGATTTAGATCCATAAATGAAATCTACCTTAATGATCTCAATATTTCCGAATTGGTTAAAGACGATCTAATTAATGATTACATAAAAATGACTAATGAGGAACTGAAGAGATTAGGATATAATGAGGTAAATCCCACAAAGAGTATTCATTATAATGTTGTAACAAAGTAA
- a CDS encoding peptidase U32 family protein: protein MKLVVGTNFDDSLIEELKKFPEVKYIFGSFRKTLTGHGRAGFIVPEVTEEDFKSHIELAHSHNIKFLYTMNTATLLGREYDSKFVNILIREVDKLINLGIDGLIISLPFIIRLVRSEYPNLEISVSSYSRVHIIREVEEYIGLGANTIIMHEDVNRNFKLLNELAKISKRKNVDVELILNNSCLYGCPFRLTHDEISSISSMANGLDDIWFEYPILLCATDVLNDPANIVRMRWIRPEDLKYYESIGIERFKIAGRNKRTDWIVKAVKAYTSRRYDGNLLDIVSYPQGRAAAKAIEKINGPETYSVLRDISVDNSKFPEKWLEFFIHNDCDTRSCEDCRYCDIVAEKVIRINNTQFKRDKWNVKQQYPIHLIPKFRTNSA from the coding sequence ATGAAACTAGTTGTCGGGACGAATTTCGATGATTCTCTTATAGAGGAACTGAAAAAGTTTCCCGAAGTTAAATATATTTTTGGTAGTTTTAGAAAGACATTAACGGGACATGGTAGAGCAGGGTTCATAGTTCCAGAGGTAACAGAAGAAGATTTTAAGTCTCACATTGAATTAGCCCACTCACACAACATTAAGTTCCTATATACAATGAACACTGCAACACTATTAGGAAGAGAGTACGATTCTAAATTTGTTAACATCCTAATAAGAGAAGTGGATAAGTTAATCAATTTAGGAATAGATGGCCTAATAATAAGCCTACCCTTCATCATAAGGTTAGTGAGAAGTGAGTATCCAAATCTAGAAATCTCCGTCTCATCATATTCCAGAGTTCACATAATAAGAGAGGTGGAAGAATACATTGGATTAGGTGCTAATACTATTATCATGCATGAAGACGTTAATAGAAATTTTAAACTTCTCAATGAATTAGCCAAAATTTCAAAGAGAAAAAACGTTGATGTGGAATTGATATTAAACAACTCTTGTCTTTATGGCTGTCCATTTAGGCTTACGCATGATGAAATATCTTCTATTTCCTCAATGGCAAACGGCCTAGATGATATATGGTTCGAATATCCAATTCTATTATGTGCTACTGATGTTCTTAACGATCCTGCTAACATAGTACGTATGAGGTGGATAAGACCAGAAGATTTGAAATATTATGAGAGTATTGGAATAGAAAGATTCAAAATTGCTGGAAGAAACAAAAGGACTGATTGGATAGTAAAAGCCGTAAAAGCCTATACTAGTAGAAGATACGATGGAAATCTTTTAGATATCGTTAGTTATCCTCAAGGGAGAGCTGCAGCAAAAGCTATAGAGAAAATCAACGGACCTGAAACCTATTCGGTTTTAAGGGATATCTCTGTAGATAATTCAAAATTCCCGGAGAAATGGCTGGAGTTCTTCATCCACAATGACTGTGACACTAGAAGTTGTGAAGACTGTAGGTATTGTGATATAGTCGCAGAGAAAGTTATAAGGATTAACAATACGCAGTTCAAAAGGGATAAGTGGAATGTTAAACAACAATACCCTATCCACTTAATACCTAAATTTAGGACAAACTCAGCTTAA
- a CDS encoding benzoate-CoA ligase family protein, with the protein MSSKYGSILNITDALFSKWDNSDADKRVAIFYRDEIWTYRKLIDEINKVGNGLRELGVEKENRILMISYDTPYFISVFYGAMKIGAIPVPVNTYLKPQDYIFFLEDTAAKVLVVEPDIWNKLSPYLKDRAKRLKHIIILPGIEKVSLQTEAFEHKAQLAFYSGLVSVQSTHLEPEPTSPNDMAFWLYTSGTTGHPKAAVHLHKDILVVLNTYVKNVLKITESDRLFTASKLFFAYGLGNGSYFAFGNGASTILMPDRVEPKRVLETIHRYKPTIFFGVPTLYNAMLQVEDWKNYDLSSLRFCVSAGEPLPPAIFNRWKERYGIEIVDGIGSTEALHIYISNIPGNCKPGCTGKVVPGYEVKIVDEEGKEVPPKTVGDLYVKGDSIAMFYWNDYESTRKNMVGIWFRTGDKFYRDEEGYYYYVGRSDDMIKTSGLWVSPIEVEAALLAHPAVSEAAVVGIPDEVGLIKVVAFVTLKQGYLPSQELSNELRNFLKDKLDHYKVPREIRFVNEIPKTATGKIQRYKFRLGEIK; encoded by the coding sequence ATGTCTAGCAAGTATGGAAGTATTTTAAATATAACAGATGCATTATTTTCAAAATGGGATAATAGTGATGCAGATAAGAGAGTAGCCATTTTTTATAGGGATGAAATATGGACATATCGCAAGTTAATAGATGAAATAAATAAGGTAGGGAATGGATTAAGGGAACTGGGAGTAGAGAAAGAGAATAGAATCCTAATGATATCATATGATACTCCTTACTTTATATCCGTATTTTATGGTGCTATGAAAATAGGTGCAATTCCAGTACCAGTTAATACATATCTTAAACCGCAAGATTACATCTTCTTTTTAGAAGATACTGCAGCTAAGGTATTGGTAGTAGAGCCAGATATATGGAATAAATTATCCCCATACCTCAAGGATAGAGCTAAAAGACTTAAGCATATTATAATATTACCTGGTATAGAAAAGGTTAGCTTGCAGACTGAGGCTTTTGAACATAAGGCTCAATTGGCCTTTTACTCTGGTCTCGTCTCAGTCCAATCAACACACTTAGAACCAGAACCTACATCTCCTAACGATATGGCATTCTGGCTTTACACATCTGGAACTACGGGACATCCTAAAGCTGCAGTCCATCTACATAAAGATATTCTAGTTGTACTTAATACCTATGTAAAGAACGTACTTAAAATAACAGAAAGCGATAGATTATTCACTGCTTCTAAGTTATTCTTTGCTTATGGATTAGGAAATGGCTCTTATTTTGCATTTGGAAATGGAGCATCAACCATTCTAATGCCAGATAGAGTGGAACCTAAAAGAGTCCTAGAGACTATACATAGATATAAGCCAACAATCTTCTTTGGAGTTCCTACATTGTACAATGCAATGTTACAAGTTGAGGATTGGAAAAATTACGACTTGAGTAGTTTAAGGTTCTGTGTCTCCGCAGGAGAACCTTTACCTCCAGCAATATTTAATAGATGGAAGGAGAGATATGGAATTGAAATAGTAGATGGTATTGGCTCAACAGAGGCTTTACACATATACATTTCTAATATTCCAGGAAATTGTAAACCAGGATGTACTGGAAAGGTAGTTCCAGGGTATGAAGTTAAAATTGTAGATGAAGAGGGTAAGGAAGTACCTCCTAAAACAGTAGGAGATCTTTACGTTAAAGGAGATAGTATTGCGATGTTTTATTGGAACGACTATGAAAGCACTAGAAAGAATATGGTGGGCATTTGGTTCAGAACTGGTGATAAATTCTATAGAGATGAGGAAGGTTATTATTACTATGTTGGAAGATCTGATGACATGATCAAAACCTCAGGATTATGGGTTTCACCAATAGAAGTAGAAGCTGCACTTTTAGCGCATCCAGCAGTTTCAGAAGCTGCTGTCGTTGGTATACCGGATGAGGTAGGATTGATAAAAGTAGTTGCGTTTGTTACACTTAAACAAGGATACTTACCAAGTCAAGAACTATCTAATGAATTAAGGAACTTTCTAAAAGACAAATTAGATCACTATAAAGTTCCTAGGGAGATAAGATTTGTAAATGAGATTCCAAAGACTGCTACTGGAAAAATACAGAGATATAAATTCAGATTAGGAGAAATTAAATAA
- a CDS encoding nitric oxide response protein translates to MRLPLVLMLTGIMLLLLGGVPAVFEFMSIQGFPTDPTETLFPSHWFIMIYGFFGSLIGNEILVALSVEWTGRTADNKLIILFIIFTVLGSVTFIFKQTLGLIFILFSMTILLYYSKEYLGRSKIGLNPTTYNWLLFFSLIITVALISIQVGLGYLIPYVNLIFPVSMILAVMSRDIGLVTGIRVSRGWENSLAFILLIIGISVYPHGNILMILAWILSFHASGLYKLKGRKYPIIHLLTAWLYLLVGSIFVSNYDIYIHTIAVGFLFNTVFGVDVVLMDLFINAFQRRVAVKPSYIPFIILNLGLLMRLIYDFGINFPILLLSAPLQGIGILSFFVLTLRQVVRVGG, encoded by the coding sequence ATGAGATTACCGTTGGTTTTAATGCTGACTGGTATCATGCTATTACTACTTGGAGGAGTACCTGCAGTCTTTGAGTTCATGAGTATACAAGGATTTCCCACAGATCCCACAGAAACCTTGTTTCCCTCACACTGGTTTATAATGATATACGGTTTCTTTGGCTCTCTAATAGGTAATGAGATATTAGTTGCCCTAAGTGTGGAGTGGACTGGAAGAACTGCCGATAATAAACTCATTATCTTATTCATTATCTTTACAGTTTTAGGATCAGTCACCTTTATTTTTAAGCAAACTTTGGGGCTAATCTTTATTCTCTTCTCAATGACAATTTTGCTATACTACTCTAAAGAATATTTAGGTCGGTCTAAAATAGGACTAAATCCTACAACATACAATTGGTTACTTTTCTTCTCTCTTATCATTACAGTGGCGTTAATCTCAATTCAAGTAGGCTTAGGTTATTTAATTCCTTACGTTAATTTAATATTTCCTGTAAGTATGATATTAGCAGTGATGTCTAGGGATATAGGGTTAGTTACTGGAATTAGAGTATCAAGGGGATGGGAAAATTCCTTAGCGTTTATACTTCTTATAATAGGAATATCGGTTTACCCTCATGGGAACATACTCATGATTCTAGCCTGGATTCTCTCTTTTCACGCATCTGGACTTTATAAACTTAAGGGAAGAAAATATCCGATAATTCATTTGCTTACCGCTTGGCTCTATTTACTAGTAGGTTCAATATTCGTTTCGAATTACGACATATACATTCACACAATTGCAGTTGGCTTTCTTTTCAATACTGTGTTTGGAGTTGACGTAGTACTAATGGATTTGTTTATAAATGCCTTTCAGAGGAGGGTTGCTGTTAAACCATCATATATACCTTTCATTATTCTGAATCTAGGCCTCCTTATGAGGCTCATATATGATTTCGGAATAAATTTCCCCATCTTATTGTTATCAGCTCCACTTCAAGGTATAGGCATTTTATCGTTTTTCGTTCTCACATTAAGGCAAGTCGTTAGGGTAGGTGGTTAA
- a CDS encoding sulfurtransferase TusA family protein — translation MSQEVRIAKTLDVRGMYCPGPVLETAKAIKQINVGEVLEVLATDPAAKPDIEAWARRTGNQIVDIQQQGGATRILIKRMK, via the coding sequence ATGTCTCAAGAGGTTAGGATTGCTAAGACGTTAGATGTTAGGGGTATGTATTGTCCTGGTCCAGTTTTGGAGACTGCTAAGGCTATAAAGCAGATTAATGTTGGTGAGGTTCTTGAGGTTTTGGCTACTGATCCAGCTGCAAAACCAGATATTGAGGCTTGGGCTAGGAGGACTGGAAATCAAATAGTTGACATACAACAGCAAGGAGGAGCAACAAGAATATTAATAAAAAGAATGAAATAA
- a CDS encoding ferredoxin family protein: MGIDPNYRQSRQVVGEHEGHKVYGPVDEPKVLGIHGTIVGVDFDICIADGSCITACPVNVFRWFDTPGNPVSEKKADPFNEQAPTFFTQDIHQG; the protein is encoded by the coding sequence ATGGGCATAGATCCTAACTATAGACAAAGTAGACAAGTAGTAGGTGAACATGAGGGGCATAAGGTTTATGGACCTGTCGACGAACCTAAGGTTTTGGGAATTCATGGAACTATAGTGGGAGTAGATTTCGATATATGTATTGCTGATGGTTCATGCATTACTGCATGTCCAGTAAATGTTTTTAGATGGTTCGACACCCCAGGAAATCCGGTATCTGAAAAGAAAGCTGATCCGTTTAATGAACAAGCTCCTACGTTTTTCACGCAAGACATTCACCAAGGTTAA
- a CDS encoding Phenylacetic acid catabolic protein, translating to MMVLPEYKKPKRVIGWGEYKGLRKFESIYDLPPEAIDIILKLLTVQGDTEFASIEQHMPWLFHAPKLSDRVTISRIMVDEMRHGWQVIQILKEFGEEGKKIAENLLWTRMGKHKLDAFNIPFNMWEDTLGFTFLIDRVGLYQLLAFEDSSFGPLSRIIPTMLMEEEFHINFGYSGIKKLVEEGKKDLAQALINKWLPRGLDMFGHSKSYTIDLAYKYGIKRMKNDEMRELYIKDVKELIEPLGLELPDVNRNRRIF from the coding sequence GTGATGGTACTTCCAGAATACAAAAAGCCTAAAAGGGTTATTGGATGGGGAGAGTATAAGGGATTGAGGAAATTTGAATCAATTTATGATCTACCTCCAGAAGCAATTGATATTATATTGAAGTTACTTACAGTTCAAGGAGATACTGAGTTTGCATCAATAGAACAGCATATGCCTTGGCTATTTCACGCTCCCAAATTATCTGATAGGGTTACTATATCGAGAATTATGGTGGATGAGATGAGACATGGATGGCAAGTCATTCAAATACTAAAAGAATTTGGAGAAGAAGGCAAAAAAATAGCTGAAAATCTTTTATGGACTAGAATGGGTAAACATAAGCTTGATGCCTTTAATATTCCATTCAATATGTGGGAGGATACGTTAGGTTTTACCTTTCTAATAGATAGAGTTGGGTTGTACCAATTATTGGCCTTTGAGGATTCGAGTTTTGGTCCGTTATCTAGAATAATCCCTACAATGCTTATGGAGGAAGAATTTCATATAAATTTTGGATATTCAGGAATTAAGAAGTTAGTAGAGGAAGGTAAGAAAGATTTAGCTCAAGCTCTTATAAATAAATGGTTACCCAGAGGGTTAGATATGTTTGGGCATTCCAAATCATATACTATAGATTTAGCATATAAATATGGAATAAAGAGAATGAAAAATGATGAAATGAGGGAACTTTACATTAAAGATGTAAAGGAATTAATCGAACCATTAGGTTTAGAACTCCCCGATGTAAATAGAAATAGGAGAATATTTTGA